From Numenius arquata chromosome 4, bNumArq3.hap1.1, whole genome shotgun sequence, a single genomic window includes:
- the NAPG gene encoding gamma-soluble NSF attachment protein has translation MAAQKINEALEHIAKAEKYLKTGFLKWKPDYDSAATEYGKAAVAFKNAKQFDQAREACLREAEAHENNKALFHAAKAYEQAGMMLKEMQRLPEAVQLIEKASMMYLENGTPDTAAIALERAGKLIENVSPEKAVQLYQQAASVFENEERLRQALEMLGKASRLLVRGRRLDEAALSLQKEKSIYKEIENYPTCYKKTIAQVLVHLHRNDYVAAERCVRESYSIPGFNGSEDCAALEQLLEGYDQQDQDQVSEVCNLPLFKYMDNDYAKLGLTLVVPGGGIKKKSPNAAQDKARGPAAVGSHAEEEEDEYSGGLC, from the exons ATGGCGGCGCAGAAGATTAACGAGGCGCTCGAGCACATCGCCAAAGCGGAGAAATA TCTGAAAACTGGATTCTTAAAGTGGAAACCAGATTATGACAGTGCAGCAACCGAATATGGGAAGGCAG CTGTTGCTTTTAAGAATGCCAAGCAGTTTGACCAGGCAAGGGAGGCCTGTTTACGGGAAGCTGAGGCACATGAAAACAATAAAGC TCTCTTCCATGCTGCCAA agcttaTGAACAAGCTGGCATGATGCTAAAG GAGATGCAGAGACTCCCCGAAGCAGTTCAGCTGATCGAGAAAGCCAGTATGATGTACCTGGAGAATGGGACACCAGATACAGCAGCTATTGCACTGGAGAGGGCTGGAAA GTTAATAGAAAATGTGAGCCCAGAGAAGGCTGTGCAGCTCTATCAGCAAGCAGCGTCAGTGTTTGAA AATGAAGAGCGTTTACGGCAAGCATTAGAAATGCTAGGGAAAGCATCAAGACTTCTAGTCAGAGGACGCAG attagatGAGGCTGCATTGtctcttcaaaaggaaaaaagtatttataaggAAATTGAAAATTACCCGACATGCTATAAG aAAACTATTGCTCAAGTCTTAGTTCACCTTCACAGAAATGATTACGTTGCTGCAGAAAGATGTGTGAGGGAAAGCTATAG TATACCAGGATTTAATGGAAGTGAAGACTGTGCAGCGCTAGAGCAACTTTTAGAAGGGTATGACCAGCAAGACCAGGATCAAGTTTCTGAAGTCTGTAATTTGCCACTGTTCAAATACATGGACAATGAT TATGCCAAGCTTGGTCTTACCTTGGTGGTCCCAGGAGGTGGAATCAAGAAGAAATCACCAAATGCTGCACAAGACAAAGCAAGAGGACCAGCTGCAGTGGGCTCTCatgctgaagaggaagaggatgaatATTCTGGTGGACTATGTTAG